The following coding sequences lie in one Meles meles chromosome X, mMelMel3.1 paternal haplotype, whole genome shotgun sequence genomic window:
- the ARMCX3 gene encoding armadillo repeat-containing X-linked protein 3, with amino-acid sequence MGYARKVGWVTAGLVIGAGACYCIYRLTRGRKQNKEKMAEGGSGDVDDVGDCPGARYNDWSDDDDDSSENKGIVWYPPWARIGTEAGTRARARARARATRARRAVQKRASPNSDDTVLSPQELQKVLCLVEMSEKPYILEAALIALGNNAAYAFNRDIIRDLGGLPIVAKILNTRDPIVKEKALIVLNNLSVNAENQRRLKIYMNQVCDDTITSRLNSSVQLAGLRLLTNMTVTNEYQHMLANSISDFFRLFSAGNEETKFQVLKLLLNLAENPAMARELLRAQVPSSLGSLFNKKENKEVILKLLVIFENINDSFKWEENEPTQNPFSEGSLFFFLKEFQVCADKILGIESHHDFLVKVKVGKFMAKLAEHMFPKTQE; translated from the coding sequence ATGGGCTACGCCAGGAAAGTAGGCTGGGTGACTGCAGGGCTGGTGATTGGCGCTGGAGCCTGCTATTGCATTTATAGACTGACCcggggaagaaaacagaacaaggAGAAAATGGCTGAGGGTGGGTCTGGGGATGTGGATGATGTTGGGGACTGCCCTGGGGCCCGGTACAATGACTggtctgatgatgatgatgacagcaGTGAGAACAAGGGTATAGTGTGGTACCCACCTTGGGCCCGGATTGGGACTGAGGCCGGAACCAGAGCACGGGCCAGAGCAAGGGCCAGAGCTACCCGGGCTCGCAGAGCTGTTCAGAAACGGGCTTCCCCCAATTCAGACGATACTGTTTTATCCCCTCAGGAGCTGCAGAAAGTTCTTTGCTTGGTGGAGATGTCTGAAAAACCTTATATTCTTGAAGCAGCTTTAATTGCTCTGGGTAACAATGCTGCTTATGCATTTAACAGAGATATTATTCGTGATCTGGGTGGTCTCCCAATTGTAGCAAAGATTCTCAATACTCGGGATCCCATAGTTAAGGAAAAGGCTTTAATTGTCCTGAATAACTTGAGTGTGAATGCTGAAAATCAGCGCAGGCTTAAGATATACATGAATCAAGTGTGTGATGACACAATCACTTCTCGCTTGAACTCATCGGTGCAGCTGGCTGGACTAAGATTGCTTACAAATATGACTGTTACTAATGAGTATCAGCACATGCTTGCTAATTCCATTTCAGACTTTTTTCGTTTATTTTCAGCAGGAAACGAAGAAACCAAATTTCAGGTTTTGAAACTCCTTTTGAATTTGGCTGAAAATCCAGCCATGGCTAGAGAACTGCTCAGGGCCCAAGTGCCATCTTCGCTTGGTTCCCTCTTCAACAAGAAGGAGAACAAAGAGGTTATTCTTAAACTTCTGGTCATATTTGAGAACATAAATGACAGTTttaaatgggaagaaaatgaacCTACTCAGAATCCATTCAGCGAaggttcattgtttttctttttaaaagaatttcaagtgTGTGCTGACAAGATTCTGGGAATAGAGAGTCACCATGATTTTTTGGTGAAAGTAAAGGTTGGAAAATTCATGGCCAAACTAGCTGAGCATATGTTCCCAAAGACCCAGGAATAA